The Actinomycetota bacterium DNA segment ACCGCTCCAGGCAGTTTGCCTGGCTTTCGGACGGTGACGAAGCCAGCGCCTCGCACCTGCGCCAATGCCGCTCCGTAGGGAAATCCTCGCGCCTCGATGCCGACTACTTCGTCCAGAGGTCTCTCGCCGAGCTTGGCATCCAACTCTGCGATGGTGCATGAGAATGCCCGCCCGTGAGCCATCAGACCCGTCAGATCCTGGAACCGCACTCCAGGGATCGGCCAATCGTCGATCTGCCGAATTGTGGAGCGCAGCAGCTGTTCAACGTCTGGCAGCATCAGGTCTTCTTGGGCCGCTTCGAGCGCGGGACTCGTCTTGGCTG contains these protein-coding regions:
- a CDS encoding adenine phosphoribosyltransferase encodes the protein MLPDVEQLLRSTIRQIDDWPIPGVRFQDLTGLMAHGRAFSCTIAELDAKLGERPLDEVVGIEARGFPYGAALAQVRGAGFVTVRKPGKLPGAVHAQDYQLEYGTATLELHQDSLGPGRQVVIVDDVLATGGTAAACIDLVRLTGAEIAAVLVVMEIDALGGRELCSARGVPVISLLSA